The Veillonellaceae bacterium genomic sequence AAAACTGTTTAGTCAGAGTTGCATCATATCTGAACACATTTCTGGCCGAGTCATCATAGCTTTCTAAAACTTTTTGGAAGCCCGTACCCAGATATAGCTTCATTGTATCATTAAGCTTAATTGGATCACCGCTAAAGTATAGGTTATAGTCTTGGTGCCAGCTTGTTTTGTAATCATCAGTCCATTTACCGTAAATTGCACTAAATGTATAGCTTATAGGTAAATTACCGAGTCGATGAGGATAATATTCAAATTTAAATTCAGGCTCTTTTTTTACCCAGTTATCATCATCGTCTTCCATTTCTCCATGAGTAACACTAAGGGAATATTTTCTTTCCCGGTTAACTACTCCATATGTTGGCTTAAATCCCGCTTTTGAATATAAGGCAATATCTGTAAATGCAGCAACATTACCTACTATAGGATATTCCAGGTATTGTTTTATATAAAATCCATCATCACTACTATACCCAACCCGCGGCATATCACTTTTGGCATCTTTTTTAAGTGACTTTTGATATTTCGGTAAGCTAAATATTACTTTATCTTTAATCCAAAACTTGGCACCATAAGCAATAAGTTTATCATCTGGCCATATTTCAATTTTCGAGGCACTGACATGATAATCCGGCACTTTTGCCGGACACATAGTCATCGTTCCACCATTAATGATAATTTCGTTGGCAGATACCATCTCAATATTATGGCCGGTAACCAACTGCTTGCCAACTTTTCCGGTCGCCAACTTCAAATTGCCGGTATTGTCTTTATAGTTAAACCGCAAGCCTCCGGAACCCACAAGATTAACTCCGGGTTGAGTTATTGTTGCTTCATGATCCGTCCAGACAATGCTTTCTTTAGTATTGCCATTAAGAAGATCAGAAGTCAATTTAACGTCATTCTGAGTAACAAGAACATTACCTTTTGCAAAAACCTGTCCCGTCGAATCACTGAAGGAAAGCTCGTCCCCTTCAATAGTAATAGGCGCTTGAGATTTTGCCGCTGTATCCGAT encodes the following:
- a CDS encoding LPS-assembly protein LptD, with amino-acid sequence MFDTKKALFGLLALIMVFGSTMPSYAADKKAAEDNKKKSTSTKSDTAAKSQAPITIEGDELSFSDSTGQVFAKGNVLVTQNDVKLTSDLLNGNTKESIVWTDHEATITQPGVNLVGSGGLRFNYKDNTGNLKLATGKVGKQLVTGHNIEMVSANEIIINGGTMTMCPAKVPDYHVSASKIEIWPDDKLIAYGAKFWIKDKVIFSLPKYQKSLKKDAKSDMPRVGYSSDDGFYIKQYLEYPIVGNVAAFTDIALYSKAGFKPTYGVVNRERKYSLSVTHGEMEDDDDNWVKKEPEFKFEYYPHRLGNLPISYTFSAIYGKWTDDYKTSWHQDYNLYFSGDPIKLNDTMKLYLGTGFQKVLESYDDSARNVFRYDATLTKQFSSRLNTWVGYHYIKNHTGLFSYNNVDLGREFDAGFSYKIDRLNTISFNQSYDLDNHRVYDQDYTWYRDLHCWQSSLTYRAKREEFVWKVTVTRW